The nucleotide window TTTACAAAAGTTGAAACTGACGGCGAAAAAATTAATTTTACAACTGATAACCGGGTAAAATGTTTGAATTGTCAAAAGGGCATAAGTGATCCTTTTAGCCTAGTTTTTCCGGCTGGCAAAGAAATTGATTTTATTATTACCAGCGACCAGTTAATTAAATCGATAACATTCACTGAACCTGAAGACAAGGTGGCTGAATTTGTTTTTTGGAAATAATAGAGGAAAATTTATTTAAAAATCTTAGTTATTTCGTCTTTGGCTGAAAAATCCAGATCTTCAACTCTTCCCGCAGTCACTATTTTAAGCCCCTGATTTTTCTCCTTAATTTCTCCTATGGTAGTAGCTAAAATTTTGTGCCTTCTTAAGACCGAAGTGATCGAATCTACGCTTTCTGGAGGTGCAATGATTAATAAGGCTCCCGAAGCTATTGTTTTTAACGGATCTAAACCATATTCTTCACAAAGGATTCCTGATTCTTCTAGAATCGGAATTTTTTCTCTGTCAACCAGCAAGCCAACCCGCGAGGCTTGGGCTACTTCATAAAGTCCGGCGGAAAGTCCTCCCTCTGTCGGATCGTGCATTGCATGAACGACAAACTGATTTGCCAAAAGTGCGTCTCTAACTACCGAAAGGCCGGGTTGATGAAGAAAATTTTGACTTTTTCGGATAAACTCTTCGTCGTACCCTCTCTTTTTTAATTCCTCTTGTTTTTCCCTCGCGATGATTGACGTGCCCTCGATGACGATACCTTTTGTTAAAATAATTGCATCCCCAGGTTTAGCTCCCGATGTAGAAACTAATTTCTCTTTGGCAACTTCGCCCAACATCGCACCAACAACAATTGGCCTGTCCAAATTATAAGTAACCTCAGTGTGTCCCCCAATAACCGATACCCCTAATTCCTTAGATGCTTGAGAGATTTGAGCAAAAATCTCCTCGATTTCTTTCTCGGTGGTCTTTCCGTTCTGAAGAAGTATGGTCGGGAGAAACCATTTTGGGGTAGCGCCGGTTGTGGCAATGTCATTTGCGTTGACCTGAACCGCATACCAGCCAATGTTGTCCGTTGCAAAAGTTATCGGGTCGGTTTTTACAACGAGGAAGCGGTCGGGAAATTCAATGACCGCCGCGTCTTCCCCCAGTTTGGGTCCCAAGGCCACCCGGGGGTCTGATAAGGTTTCGTATTTTTTCAGTAGCCTTTCCAATAATGGAAAATCCAATTTCCCCAGCGGCAACATTTTTTTCATCTTCCTCTTTTCTTCCGGCAGCTTAGCTTAGCAAGTTTAACTATCAATTTATACTGTCTCATTTATCTTGGTTCGACCTTGCTCACCACAAACACTCGACTCCGCTCAGTGCAAGCATTAAGCCTTGATGTGAGACAATGGTTATAGGGATAGAATGGTCCCAGACCGGCCCGCTCAACTGCGTTTGTAGCTTAAATTTAATTATAAATAAAGAGTTGATTATGTTAGATAAAGGAGATAGAACGCCAAAAGAGTATGCGAGCGTTCAGGCTCAAATACAAAAACAAAAGAATGCATTAGAAGCACGTTTGTTAGAACATCCATTGGATAACTTTAAAACCTTTTACTTTATAGCCTTGGATTTGGGGTTTGCTGACGAAGAAGAGTTAATACAATATCTTCAGAATAAAAAAGTTTTAGATGTAGGTTCGGGTTTTAATGGTCTAGCGATTGGCAGTATTTTAAAAGGCGTTTCTACTGATATCATATCTGTAACTCCACGCAAGAGGGATCCAAATTTTCAAGTTTATATGAGAAAACTTTTAGAAAGTGAAGATGAATATAGAGTGTATAGTCGGGAAGAGAAAGATAAAGCAATAAAAGAAAGTATGCAAAAAACTTATTTTATGTTTGCTCATGATTTATCTTTTTTTAAAGATGAAAGTTTTGATGTGGTTATTGATAATGCGGCGAGTTTTTATTATGCCAGAAATGATGAGGTTCTTCTTCTCAGGCAAGGTTTGCGTGAAGAGTTAAGGGTGTTGCGTCAAGGAGGAACTATACGAGTTGGAGACTTTAACACATATGGTTATAATCCTCCGAGCTGGAGGGAAGGAGTCCTTATTGATGAAGGTGTAAATTATAGTGTTTTTAAAAACCCACATACATCTGGAGTTGAAATCACTAAAATATGATGAGTGGGAATTTACCCAGTTAATTTAGACAGATACGGAATTTTGTGGATGAGATAAGCCAAAATGAATGAAACAGAACTGGTTAAGAAAAAGAAAGTGAGATTGGGCCAGAACTGAGAGAAGGTTGCCAGTGGCCAAATTGTTTCTAAAACAATAATGTGGATAAAAAAGACTAAAAAAGAGAGGCGGGAAATAGTTTTTACAAGGGCAAGATTAAGTTTAATTTTGGTAAACAGATAATATAAGATGGCGGCAAAAGAAAAGGTATAAGGTAATATTAACGGCCGCCAGTTGGAATAAAAAAATAAATAATTCCCGGTTTGATAATATAAACGTTCTCCCTGGTAAAAAATAAAGTAAGCGAGGGTGAGAGTAATTAAGATTAACAGCCAGAGAAATTTTTTAACAAAATTAAGCAATTGTTCCTGATGGTGAGATAAAACCATGCCGACAATAAAAACATAATAGTTAAAGAAAGCGACTTTAATAGGGTAAAAAGTATTAGTGGGAAGTAAGTAATAATCCTGATATAAAAACAGTAATTCAATGATACCTAAAATTATCAGCATCCAGCGATTGGTAAAAAAATGATACAAGCGATGCAGGAGCGGGAAAATAAAATAAAAGATTAAGAGAGACGGGATGAAGTAAAGCTGATAAGAAGCAGTGCCGGAAACCAAACTAATAAAAAAATTGTTATTAAGTTGGGAGTAAACAAAATAAAAGTAAACAATGCTCCAAAAAACATAAGGAATAAAAATCCGGCTAAGACGTTTTTTTAAATATTCCCAATAATTGGCGTGATGGGAATAGTTTAGTTCCAGGACAAAACCGGAAATCATAAAAAACAGCGGTACGGTAAAGCGGGAAGCCTGGTTAAGAAATAAGGTCCAGGGAAGATGGTAAAGGTCGTTGGCGGTGGCCTGAAAGGCTTTGGTGGTCGTGTGGATTAAAATTACGGCTAAAATAGAGATTAGTCGGAGAAGATCAATCGCCGGATTGTAAGTTTTTGCTTGAGTATCGGGCATGGCAAAATTTTAGCAAGATATTCAGCAAAAGAATAGATTTGATTTTTTTGGTATAATTTTAGCTGATTGAAGGCCAGATGGTGAAATCGGTATACACGCAAGACTTAAAATCTTGTGACCGCAAGGTTGTGAGGGTTCGAGTCCCTCTCTGGCCACCTCGCTTCGCTCGGTGCGGAGCACATTAGTTGTCGGCCGGGGTGTGGCTCAGTTGGTAGAGCGCTTCGTTTGGGACGAAGAGACCGCCAGTTCGAATCTGGCCACCCCGACAGCGCAGATTTTATTTAGAGATCTGCGGGTATGGTTCAATGGTAGAACCACAGATTTCCAATCTGTTGATGCGGGTTCGATTCCCGCTACCCGCTCCCTTCACAGAGTTCAGGGTAAACCTGCGCCCATAGCTTAACGGATAAAGCGGCTGCCTTCTAAGCAGTAGACTGGGGGTCCGATTCCTCCTGGGCGCACTTCGGCCCGCGTTTAGCGGGCCTCAGTGCAAGCCTTTCGGAAATACCTCAAGGCAAGCACATAAGTGGTAGAATATTGATAAATGGTGACTGTAGCTTAGCTGGTTTAAAGCGCCTCCCTGTGGAGGAGGAGATCGGCGGTTCAAATCCGCTCAGTCACCCTTCGTCGTTTCACTCCTCAGGGCAAGCCCATAATTTGTATTGAGAGTATTTTAAGGTTTTTTCCTCAAGAGAATCCCCTATCCAAAGGTCATCTCAAAACGACTACAGGAAAGATTAAATTGACTAACCACATTTCTTCTGTTAACATATTGTTTAATGTTATTCTACAAATACTTAACCAACCGCCGTGGTTTCCGTACTAGCCTTTCGGAGGTTTTGTTGTAATAATAAATTAATTCACATCTGCAAGACACGCCTCCGTAAGGAGGTTTTTTTGTGTCTTGCAGATTAAAAGGAATATATGAAACAAGAAACAAATGATTCTTTTAATGAATTAATACAGGCGGTGGAAGCTGCCGGCGGCTGGGATGGTTATTATCAAATATCGTACAAAGAACAGCTAAAAAGACGACAGCAGCGGGTTAAGGAGTTTGATCATACGTCTTCGGCAGACTCGGCCGATCGACATATTTATGCCGAAGATCTGTCCGAAATTGAACAAATCCAGACGCTGTTTTCGCTTCATGAGGCTTTGAGCGAATATGGCTATAGACAGGATAACCTGTTCCTGAAACTGGCACACACTCTGGACTATTACGGCAGTGTTTTGCTGCCGATGAAGAAGTTAGTTGAGCAGGGCAAAACACAGGAGGCCATTGATCTCTTTTCTCAGCCGCGTCACTATCACAGGTAAATAAACCAAGAAAGGGGCCAAACAAGGCCCCTTTCTTTAGGTTCCAACCACCCTTCACTAAAGTTTCGGAGTGGCATGGCGTCCCTTCGGGGGTACTCAGGGCAGGCGTTCGCTGTGTATCTTGACACGCTCTTAAAAGTAGTGTTAAATATATTTATTCTCGCCTCGTCCAAGCCTTACGGCCCGACGAGGTTTTTGTTATAATGGATTAAATATGCCAATACAAAAACTACAAATACTTTATATTGATGGAGAGAATTTAAAGTTTTATCTTAAAAGCGTATTGGGTTCCAAGTCTATTCAGAAACCATATTTATTGGAAAATATTGATTACGAAAAACTATTCACTTCTGCATTGGCAGACTTTGACTTATCCGAAAAAAGATTTTATTCGGCAAAACTTAGAGAACAACAAGGGTTTTTAACAAAATCCAGAGAATTGATTCAAAGGCAAAGAGCTTTAAAGTCACACTTGGAACAACAAGGGTTTACTTTTATTATTTCTGGCAATGTTAGAAAACAATCCGTTAGTGTTAACGGGAGAAGTAAAACTATTTTTAAAGAAAAAGGTGTGGATGTAAGAATAGCTGTTGATCTTGTATCTGAATCTTGTGATGGTAAAGTTGGAAAGGTTATATTGTGCAGTTCGGATTCAGATTTACAGCCGGCTGTTTCCGAAGTTAAGCGTAGAGGAGTTGAGGTAGTTTATTTAGGTTTTGAGATTTGTCCAAATAAAGGATTAACCTATACAACAAGTAGAACTATTCTTTTGAGAAATTCGGAAGTGCTTGACTCGTACAATTAAGTTCTGTGTAGGTTCCAACGTCCCTTCGGCAATAATCAAACAAGAGTGATAAAATAAATTTAAAGAGGTATGAAGTTTTTAAAGAAAGAAAAGTTAGTTATTCTGTTATTGATTGTTTTAGGTTTTTTATTTCGTTGGTATCTGATCAGAGACAACTATTTTGAGTTTTATTATTATCAGGCCAGAGATGCCGATGTTTCCCGCTCAATTCTGGAAAAAGCCGATTTAAAGATTCAAGGTCCGGCAACGAGCGGGACTAACGACAAAATTTACAATGGTGTTCTGTATTACTACTTAACCGGACCTATTTATACGTTATTTAAAGGCAACCCTCTGGCCCCGACTTTATTTTTAAGTTTCTTAAGTTCTTTAGCAGTGGTGCCAATATATTTAATTGGTAAAGAGATTTTTAAATCAAGAAACGTAGGTATTGCTGCAGCTTTGCTCTATGCTTTTTCCGTGGATGCTAGCCAGCTGGGAACCTGGTTAGGGAATTCCAGTATCGCTACTTGGTCGGTCCCCTTTTTTTATTTTTTTCTGTGGCAGTCTTTATTTAAAAAGAAGAAAAAGTTTTTAGCGCTAACAGCTTTATTTTTAGGTCTGGCCAATCAGGCAACTCTCTACACGGCTTACTTAATAGGAATCGTGGTAATGGTATATATTTTTCAAGCGATAAAAGAAAAAAACTTTTGGTTCTTAGGTGGGAAAAATTTCTTTAAGGCAATAGCAATTTATTTAATGGTTGTCAGCCCAATGATTCTTACCCAAATTAAGCTACTGCTAGCCGGGGTGTACAAATTAAATCAGTTAAGCACAAATGCCGGCGGAAAGCCTACCTTCTATGAATTAATTAGGGGAATTAGCGGAGTATATGTTAATAAAGCGGAGATGACTTTATTGCCATCAATACCAAAAGTTTCACTAATGCTAGTTTTTCTCATTATTTTTTGGTTTCTAATCAGAAAAGATTCCCGAGCAAAAAAGATTTTTATTAGTCTGTGGCTGTTTACGCCGGCTCTACTGTTTTTAATCTTGGGTCGGGCTTCCTATTACTCTATAACCGGTTTAAATTCAGGTATTTATTTAATTGTTGCCTGGATTTTTTACCAAGGTTTTAAAAAAACTTTGCCTAACATGTTGCGTGTGGCAACGACAGTAGGAATCATAATTTTTATTGCCTCAAACTTTAACGCGGTGCAAAAGATCAGGGAAACACAAGCGAATAACTTGACCGTCCAAAGCGGGGCCTTTTTAAATCGGTTGCTGGAAGTCGTTGATTACACTTATAAAGCAGCTGGCGGCAAGCAATTTTCAATCTCTGCCTTAACTAACCCTTATAAATACAGCACGACTTGGGCTTATTTATATTCTTGGTACGGAAGGGAACACTATGGTTATCTCCCCAAATTTGTTGGTTCGGATCAAAAAGGAATCCCGGCCGGTGACTTACTCGAAAATATTAAGACACCGGAAAAAATCCATTTTTCTATTTATGAAACCGACCCCGGAGGATTAGCCATGTTTGTGCCGGAATTTAGAAAATGGCAAGAGGAAATCGCCGGTCCAGCTAGCGCTAAACTTAAGTTCGGATCGATATCTTTGGAACAAAGAGGTGTAAATAAGTTTATGGTACCAAAGTAATGGCGATGCCTTGTTTGTCGGCCCGGCCGGTGCGGCCAATGCGATGGATGTAGTCGTCTTGGGTTTCCGGCAAATCAAAATTAATGACATGGGTGACATTGGCAATATCCAGACCCCGTTGAGCGACATCAGTGGCCAGTAATATCTTGACCTCGCCGTTTTTAAACTGCCTCAAAGCTTTTTCTCTTTGGCCTTGGGTTTTATTGCCGTGAATGGCGGTAGCCTTAAATCCCCTTTCAATTAATGTTCTGGCCAGCTTTTCCATACTCCACTTGGTCCGGCCAAACACTAGGACACGGTCAAACCCAGGCTTAATTAAAAGGTCGTGCAAGACGTCAATTTTATTCCGGCCATTAAGCCTGACAATTTCCTGATTAACATTATCGGCCACCGCTCCGGTTTTAACTGAGATAATTACCGGATTTCTTAAAAAACCGGCCATGACGTCTTTGACTTTGCCTTCGATAGTAGCGGAAAAAAATAATGATTGCCTTTTTTGGGGTAAAAACGAAATTAAGTGTTGGATATCATGAATGAAACCCATATCGAGCATGCGATCGACTTCGTCAAGAACGAAGATGGTAAAATTGCTTAATTGGAGAATCCGTCTTTTCTGCAAATCCTTTAATCGGCCGGGTGTCCCGATGACAAATTGCGGGTTTTGGCGTAAGTGTTTAATTTGCTGGCCCATTGCGGCGCCACCAATGCATAAGGCCGAATATAGTCGTAGATTTCTGGCAAGCGTCACAAACTCGGCTTCAATTTGGGTGGCTAATTCTCTGGTGGGGGTAATCACTAAGACTTTATCATGGTTATTTTTGTAAACTTTATCAATTAAAGGAATGAGAAAGGCGGCGGTTTTACCGGTGCCGGTATTAGCCACACCCACGACATCTTGGCCGGCAATAACCAGAGGAATGACTTGATCTTGAATGGGGGTAGGAATTAAATAACCTTTGTTTTTGGCATTAAGTTTGATTTGGTCGGTTACCGGAAAATCAGCAAAGTCATGCTTGATTGCCACGACGTCCAATCTGGATTTTTGAGGGGTTTGATTAATAAAAAAGGATGGGTTAAACGATCGCGGTTGTCTACGGGCTCGGAAAAATCGCTTCTGTCGGTACATACTTTAGGATATGGAAACGCTTGGCTGGCTGTTTTTCAAAGTTGACAAAATCAGCAACTCAGCTTTTTCCAGTAAAATTCCTTTGGCGGCGGCAATTTCCTGGGTAGCCTGAATCATCGCCTGTTGATAAATACCTAATTTCCCCCCGGCTAAAAAACCGGATTTATCCTGTTTTTCCAGCCATAATTGTTGGAGCAATTTTAAAGTTTCGGCCAATTCGTTGGTATTTAGGGCAGATTTGATTTCGAGAAGATTAAGTGCCGCAGTCTTGTTGGGCAGTTTAGAAATTGAGACCAGTAACTGTTCCGCTTTTTCCCTAGACACAGGTTTGCGAAGATTTGGGTTATGTGAATTTTGCAATTGAACGGAATAAGTCAGACCATGACTGGCTTTTAGATTAAAGTATGGTTGTAAGTCAATGGAGTCTTTTTTAACATGGCTAACTTTTAAGACTTTTCCATGACGGACAAGTAAATCACCAACAGCAAAGCTTAAAGTGTTTAACATACCTTCCCAACCTGATTCCGATCTTAAGAAGCTAAATAAGTAGTTTAATTATAGCACAGAAATTATTTTTCCGCCTGATGGAGATTATAGTTGGCTAAACCAGTTTCGAAACTTTCTTTTTCTTTAACAAAGGCTAAATAGTTACGCTTGATTGCTAAAAAAAACGGAAAAGGCAATAAGCCCAACAATTGAATTATTAATTTTAGTCGTTTTCCCAGCTGATAGAAATGTTCAACGGTGGGTTTTACCGCATTAAGCTTTGTGGTTACCCTAATTTTCTTAAATCCGGCCAAACCTATTTGTTGGCTCATTTCTTTTGTTGTATCAAGTTTTTTAAGACTAAATGATTTCTGCCAATCTTCGACTAATTGTTTTTGTTTTTGCGTGTTTGGGTGTTTGGTAAGATAACCATCGGCAATAAGGAGTCGGCCGCCGGGTTTAAGAATCCGGTAAGCTTCTTTAAGAAAAGAACTTTTGGGGGTGGCGTAACAAATACTTTCAATGCCATAAACGACGTCAAAATAATTATCAGGGAAATTGGTGTGAGTATAATCCTGAACCTGGAAATTTGTTCGGGGATGTTTTTTGGCAAATTTAATTTGAATGGGTGTAATACTAATTCCTGTGACCCAGGCGCCAGTTTTTTCGGCGATGTAAATTGCGGTACTGCCGACGCCACAGCCGGCATCTAAAACCCTTTCCCCTTTTTTGATTTTAGCGAGATCAATAATGGCTTGATTTTCGTTAAGAGCGGCTTGATAAAGTGAATGGGTGTTTTGGTTCCAAAAACCGTGATGAAATTGGTTGCGGCAGAATACCCGATAAAGCCACTGGCTGGAGTTGTAATAATCAATAATTTCCCGTTGATAGGTCATTAAAAGTTAATATTAAACTTAATTTTATCAGTTGAGAAGAATAGGCGTTGACGGGCAAGAGAGTTAGCAAAATGTCCGGATTCGCTTATATTTTTGGTTTTAAAATAACGGTAAGCAAAAGCGGCGCTAAAAACATCGCCGGCACCGACAGAATCAATAATTGCTGAGGCGGGCACAGCGACTGTGGGTAGAATTATAGATTCAGTTGAAGTGACGGCCAAAGCCCCTTTTTCTTCCTGGGTCACCAACCAAATTAGGGGAAATTTTTGAGCGTAATTTTTAGCTTTATCTATCATTTCCGGAACGTCCTGTTCTGAGGTAATGATAACGTCAAAGAAGGGCAAAATTTGATCGGCTTCAGAAAAATTCCGAAGCAGCACTTCGCCGTCGGATTGAAATTGGCGATAATAGCCCTGAGGGAGAAAAACTTTTAAGGTTTTAGAATTGGCAAAAGAGACAAATTTTTTAACATAAGCGGGAGTGATATTAGGTTGAAGCGGAGCAAAAAAAAGAATATCGGCCTGGAAAATTAGTTGCTGAAGGGGTAAATCAATAGAGGCGCAAGGAGGATTGTCTAAATTTAGGGCTGATTGAGTTCTGGTTCCTTGTTTGATAATATTTTCATAAATAAGCGTGTTGGTAGAGTTAGGAACTGGCGGGTAAATGTTAATGTTTTTCAAGAAAGGTAAATAATCCGGACCATATGAAGCAACGATCGTCAGTCGGCAATCGGGTAACTCTCTAAAAATTTTGTGCATAAACATAGATGGACTGCCCGGGCCAAGATAGCGAGAATTTTCCGAAGTATTTTTGTCCAGGCAAACATGCCCGAAAATGACAATATTCATAACTGTATAATACAGCATGGCCAATCAATTTTTTAAATCGCGTTCCGGTAAAATCCCCTACCCGCTGTTTTTCCCAGACGCGACCAGAGCGGTAGTGCGGACATTGACATCCGAAGATTTAATTAAGACTAAAACTTCGGGAATTTTGGTTAACACTTTGCATTTATATTGGGATTTAGGCGAAAGTGTTTTGAAAAAATTTAAGGGAATCAGCAACTTTATGAATTGGCCAGGGGCAGTAATTTCCGACTCAGGCGGATTTCAGGTAATGAGTTTAGCGAAAAAAGGGTTAGGGAAAGTGACTGACGAAGGGGTGAGATTTAATTTGACGAAAAAGAAACAAGTGCTGTTGACTCCGGAATTATCAATTAAGTACCAAAGCCTTTTAAAAACTGATTTAATGGTGGTCTTGGATGATTTTACCCCGCCAGGAGTGACGAAAAAACAAGCGCGAGAAACAGTGGAGAGAACGATTGAATGG belongs to Candidatus Beckwithbacteria bacterium and includes:
- a CDS encoding acyltransferase, with amino-acid sequence MPDTQAKTYNPAIDLLRLISILAVILIHTTTKAFQATANDLYHLPWTLFLNQASRFTVPLFFMISGFVLELNYSHHANYWEYLKKRLSRIFIPYVFWSIVYFYFVYSQLNNNFFISLVSGTASYQLYFIPSLLIFYFIFPLLHRLYHFFTNRWMLIILGIIELLFLYQDYYLLPTNTFYPIKVAFFNYYVFIVGMVLSHHQEQLLNFVKKFLWLLILITLTLAYFIFYQGERLYYQTGNYLFFYSNWRPLILPYTFSFAAILYYLFTKIKLNLALVKTISRLSFLVFFIHIIVLETIWPLATFSQFWPNLTFFFLTSSVSFILAYLIHKIPYLSKLTG
- a CDS encoding PfkB family carbohydrate kinase encodes the protein MNIVIFGHVCLDKNTSENSRYLGPGSPSMFMHKIFRELPDCRLTIVASYGPDYLPFLKNINIYPPVPNSTNTLIYENIIKQGTRTQSALNLDNPPCASIDLPLQQLIFQADILFFAPLQPNITPAYVKKFVSFANSKTLKVFLPQGYYRQFQSDGEVLLRNFSEADQILPFFDVIITSEQDVPEMIDKAKNYAQKFPLIWLVTQEEKGALAVTSTESIILPTVAVPASAIIDSVGAGDVFSAAFAYRYFKTKNISESGHFANSLARQRLFFSTDKIKFNINF
- a CDS encoding NYN domain-containing protein; amino-acid sequence: MPIQKLQILYIDGENLKFYLKSVLGSKSIQKPYLLENIDYEKLFTSALADFDLSEKRFYSAKLREQQGFLTKSRELIQRQRALKSHLEQQGFTFIISGNVRKQSVSVNGRSKTIFKEKGVDVRIAVDLVSESCDGKVGKVILCSSDSDLQPAVSEVKRRGVEVVYLGFEICPNKGLTYTTSRTILLRNSEVLDSYN
- a CDS encoding AIR synthase family protein, whose amino-acid sequence is MKKMLPLGKLDFPLLERLLKKYETLSDPRVALGPKLGEDAAVIEFPDRFLVVKTDPITFATDNIGWYAVQVNANDIATTGATPKWFLPTILLQNGKTTEKEIEEIFAQISQASKELGVSVIGGHTEVTYNLDRPIVVGAMLGEVAKEKLVSTSGAKPGDAIILTKGIVIEGTSIIAREKQEELKKRGYDEEFIRKSQNFLHQPGLSVVRDALLANQFVVHAMHDPTEGGLSAGLYEVAQASRVGLLVDREKIPILEESGILCEEYGLDPLKTIASGALLIIAPPESVDSITSVLRRHKILATTIGEIKEKNQGLKIVTAGRVEDLDFSAKDEITKIFK
- a CDS encoding DEAD/DEAH box helicase produces the protein MAIKHDFADFPVTDQIKLNAKNKGYLIPTPIQDQVIPLVIAGQDVVGVANTGTGKTAAFLIPLIDKVYKNNHDKVLVITPTRELATQIEAEFVTLARNLRLYSALCIGGAAMGQQIKHLRQNPQFVIGTPGRLKDLQKRRILQLSNFTIFVLDEVDRMLDMGFIHDIQHLISFLPQKRQSLFFSATIEGKVKDVMAGFLRNPVIISVKTGAVADNVNQEIVRLNGRNKIDVLHDLLIKPGFDRVLVFGRTKWSMEKLARTLIERGFKATAIHGNKTQGQREKALRQFKNGEVKILLATDVAQRGLDIANVTHVINFDLPETQDDYIHRIGRTGRADKQGIAITLVP
- a CDS encoding glycosyltransferase family 39 protein, coding for MKFLKKEKLVILLLIVLGFLFRWYLIRDNYFEFYYYQARDADVSRSILEKADLKIQGPATSGTNDKIYNGVLYYYLTGPIYTLFKGNPLAPTLFLSFLSSLAVVPIYLIGKEIFKSRNVGIAAALLYAFSVDASQLGTWLGNSSIATWSVPFFYFFLWQSLFKKKKKFLALTALFLGLANQATLYTAYLIGIVVMVYIFQAIKEKNFWFLGGKNFFKAIAIYLMVVSPMILTQIKLLLAGVYKLNQLSTNAGGKPTFYELIRGISGVYVNKAEMTLLPSIPKVSLMLVFLIIFWFLIRKDSRAKKIFISLWLFTPALLFLILGRASYYSITGLNSGIYLIVAWIFYQGFKKTLPNMLRVATTVGIIIFIASNFNAVQKIRETQANNLTVQSGAFLNRLLEVVDYTYKAAGGKQFSISALTNPYKYSTTWAYLYSWYGREHYGYLPKFVGSDQKGIPAGDLLENIKTPEKIHFSIYETDPGGLAMFVPEFRKWQEEIAGPASAKLKFGSISLEQRGVNKFMVPK
- a CDS encoding class I SAM-dependent methyltransferase yields the protein MTYQREIIDYYNSSQWLYRVFCRNQFHHGFWNQNTHSLYQAALNENQAIIDLAKIKKGERVLDAGCGVGSTAIYIAEKTGAWVTGISITPIQIKFAKKHPRTNFQVQDYTHTNFPDNYFDVVYGIESICYATPKSSFLKEAYRILKPGGRLLIADGYLTKHPNTQKQKQLVEDWQKSFSLKKLDTTKEMSQQIGLAGFKKIRVTTKLNAVKPTVEHFYQLGKRLKLIIQLLGLLPFPFFLAIKRNYLAFVKEKESFETGLANYNLHQAEK